A region of Ignatzschineria larvae DSM 13226 DNA encodes the following proteins:
- the cmoA gene encoding carboxy-S-adenosyl-L-methionine synthase CmoA: MIFAEKRDPGKFSFNEEVVKVFPDMIRRSAPGYTSIVENIGHLAPLFAQENSKIYDLGSSLGAVSMVLRSSIQVPNVSIVAIDQSEAMVAKSREYLKAQEMMIESLLPIEVVQADITAFPYEMASIFTLNFTLQFIPRESRLDLLQKLYNHLLPGGVLFLSEKLRFADDEQHEFLNHLHMQFKRAQGYSELEIAQKRESLEDVMKIDTFEEHRARLLEAGFDQVYLWFQSLNFASMIAIKSAK; this comes from the coding sequence ATGATTTTCGCAGAGAAGCGAGATCCCGGTAAGTTTAGTTTCAATGAAGAGGTTGTGAAGGTCTTTCCTGATATGATTCGCCGATCAGCCCCGGGATATACCTCTATTGTGGAGAATATCGGTCATTTAGCGCCACTATTTGCTCAAGAGAATAGCAAAATTTATGATCTCGGAAGTTCACTCGGTGCTGTCTCGATGGTGCTTCGTAGCAGTATTCAAGTTCCGAATGTCTCTATTGTTGCTATTGATCAATCAGAAGCGATGGTCGCTAAATCTCGGGAATACTTGAAAGCGCAAGAGATGATGATTGAATCATTATTACCGATTGAAGTGGTGCAAGCAGATATTACAGCGTTTCCCTATGAGATGGCTTCTATTTTTACGCTGAATTTTACGTTGCAATTTATCCCTCGGGAATCGCGCCTTGATCTGCTGCAAAAGTTGTATAATCATCTATTACCGGGGGGCGTACTCTTCCTTTCTGAAAAATTGCGCTTTGCGGATGATGAACAACACGAGTTTTTGAATCATTTGCATATGCAATTTAAGCGGGCACAAGGTTATTCTGAGTTAGAGATTGCCCAAAAACGGGAGTCCCTAGAGGATGTGATGAAGATTGATACTTTTGAAGAGCATAGAGCCCGTTTATTAGAAGCGGGATTTGATCAAGTCTATCTTTGGTTTCAGTCACTCAATTTTGCCTCAATGATTGCGATTAAATCAGCAAAATAG
- the cmoB gene encoding tRNA 5-methoxyuridine(34)/uridine 5-oxyacetic acid(34) synthase CmoB yields the protein MDYFKDQRAFKEWTNQLPDFLADRLRKKHGDSPRWEHALLDMPEIKDLTADLKNGVILTGKADSLQLKDALKRLMPWRKGPFQLNDILIDTEWRSDFKWNRVSQHIDVTNKNILDVGCGNGYYGYRMLGAGAKSVVGIDPNWLFLYQFLSIRNYMPQVPIWQLPMTLEEMPTSLEAFDMVFSMGVFYHRRSPIDHLYQLKDVIRSGGELVLETIVIDGDERAVLMPKDRYAQMRNVWYLPSVAALKLWLERAGFIDIECVDLSKTTIEEQRTTEWMDYLSLPDFLDPRDQNKTIEGYPAPQRAVMVARKPK from the coding sequence ATGGATTATTTTAAGGATCAGCGAGCATTTAAGGAATGGACAAATCAATTGCCTGATTTTTTAGCAGATCGACTTCGTAAAAAACATGGTGATAGCCCACGTTGGGAACATGCATTATTAGATATGCCGGAGATTAAAGATCTTACAGCGGATCTTAAAAATGGGGTAATTTTAACGGGTAAAGCGGATTCACTACAGCTGAAAGATGCACTGAAGCGACTCATGCCTTGGCGGAAAGGCCCTTTTCAACTCAATGATATCTTGATTGATACTGAGTGGCGTTCTGATTTTAAGTGGAATCGTGTGAGTCAGCATATTGATGTGACAAACAAAAACATTCTCGATGTCGGTTGTGGGAATGGTTATTATGGTTATCGAATGTTAGGTGCAGGTGCCAAAAGCGTGGTTGGGATCGATCCGAATTGGCTCTTTCTCTATCAATTTCTATCTATTCGAAATTATATGCCGCAAGTGCCTATTTGGCAGTTGCCGATGACTTTAGAAGAGATGCCGACTTCATTGGAAGCCTTTGATATGGTTTTCTCAATGGGGGTATTCTATCATCGTCGTTCGCCGATTGATCATCTCTATCAACTCAAAGATGTGATTCGTTCTGGTGGTGAATTGGTATTAGAAACCATAGTGATTGATGGTGATGAGAGGGCGGTATTAATGCCGAAAGATCGCTATGCTCAGATGCGTAATGTTTGGTATCTGCCCTCGGTTGCAGCCTTAAAACTTTGGCTTGAGCGAGCAGGTTTTATCGATATCGAGTGTGTGGATCTCTCAAAAACAACTATCGAGGAGCAGAGAACTACAGAATGGATGGATTACCTTTCATTGCCTGACTTCTTAGATCCCCGGGATCAGAATAAAACGATAGAAGGTTATCCCGCACCTCAACGAGCGGTCATGGTAGCCAGAAAACCGAAATAG
- the ybeY gene encoding rRNA maturation RNase YbeY yields MRDLSLLTIDCQRNIETSLPSDEKIATWVNLALSIAGFEKEAEVTIRFTDNEEIQALNREYRGKDRPTNVLSFPFEVPDFLADEIPTLGDIIIAMPVIEAEAAEQGKSIESHLTHMTIHGTLHLLGFDHITDEEAQEMEALEIEILAQLGIANPYQIDESL; encoded by the coding sequence ATGCGTGATCTTTCACTTTTAACTATCGATTGTCAAAGAAATATTGAAACCTCCCTTCCCTCCGATGAAAAAATCGCAACCTGGGTCAACCTAGCCCTCTCTATTGCCGGCTTTGAAAAGGAAGCGGAAGTGACTATTCGCTTTACGGATAATGAAGAGATACAGGCGCTTAATCGAGAATATCGAGGCAAAGATAGACCTACTAATGTGCTCTCTTTCCCTTTCGAAGTCCCTGATTTTCTTGCGGATGAAATTCCCACATTAGGCGATATCATCATTGCAATGCCGGTCATCGAAGCGGAAGCTGCTGAACAAGGTAAATCAATTGAGTCACATCTTACCCATATGACCATTCATGGAACATTACACTTATTGGGCTTTGATCATATAACCGATGAGGAAGCGCAAGAGATGGAAGCCCTTGAGATAGAGATTTTGGCACAATTAGGGATTGCTAATCCTTATCAAATAGATGAATCACTCTAG
- a CDS encoding PhoH family protein encodes MSKITLSFDDDNERLSNLCGNLDEHLRLIEKRTMVDINNRGALFQIVGNHTDITNARAILEELYRQTDEKWLEPNDVHLVIQELGPEFQEVEQTVQDQVIKTKAGLIRGRTPAQKAYLYNMGQNDINFGIGPAGTGKTFLAVAAAVEALQKDEARRIILVRPAVEAGEKLGFLPGDLTEKIDPYLRPLYDALYEMLGFETVNKLIERHTIEIAPLAFMRGRTLNDAYIILDEAQNTTIEQMKMFLTRIGFGSTAVITGDASQVDLPRHVKSGLKHALEILNNVEGISISHFSSADVVRHPMVAKIIDAYEKADEAERIAKEKREEARRIERESVQ; translated from the coding sequence ATGAGTAAAATCACACTCTCTTTTGATGATGACAACGAACGCCTCTCTAATCTTTGCGGTAATTTAGATGAGCATTTGCGACTTATCGAAAAGCGAACCATGGTCGATATCAATAATCGTGGTGCATTATTTCAAATTGTGGGAAACCATACGGATATTACAAACGCCCGCGCAATTTTAGAAGAGCTCTATCGGCAAACAGATGAAAAATGGCTTGAACCCAATGATGTTCATCTTGTCATTCAAGAGCTTGGTCCTGAGTTTCAAGAGGTAGAGCAAACGGTTCAAGATCAAGTGATTAAAACTAAAGCCGGCCTTATTCGTGGACGCACACCAGCACAGAAAGCGTATCTCTACAATATGGGACAAAATGATATCAACTTCGGTATTGGCCCTGCGGGTACCGGTAAAACGTTTCTAGCCGTTGCAGCGGCAGTAGAAGCGCTACAAAAAGATGAGGCACGCCGAATCATCCTTGTACGTCCGGCGGTTGAAGCAGGTGAAAAACTCGGCTTTCTCCCTGGCGATTTGACGGAAAAGATCGATCCGTATCTTCGACCGCTCTATGATGCACTCTATGAGATGCTTGGCTTTGAAACAGTCAATAAGCTGATCGAACGCCATACAATTGAGATCGCACCACTTGCTTTTATGCGGGGTCGAACACTCAATGATGCCTATATCATTCTTGATGAAGCGCAAAATACAACTATTGAACAGATGAAAATGTTCTTAACCCGTATCGGTTTTGGTTCCACAGCGGTCATTACCGGCGATGCTTCGCAAGTGGATCTACCACGTCACGTTAAGTCAGGTTTAAAACACGCACTTGAGATCTTAAACAATGTTGAGGGAATCTCTATTAGCCACTTCTCTTCTGCCGATGTCGTGCGTCATCCGATGGTTGCGAAGATTATTGATGCTTATGAGAAAGCAGATGAAGCAGAACGCATTGCTAAAGAGAAACGAGAAGAAGCGCGGCGTATTGAGCGAGAGTCTGTTCAATAA
- a CDS encoding GspE/PulE family protein, with product MKLEENQLIQALIALKWISKEAIPLLSAKMYENEKSVVGKLRAHGLSSGAILEGAMFANINAEYPLLVVDLACLNLAQVITIGTPLTVSQMNDYFLAPIGMIEGRLKIAVADIETVTLLKRIHFPAPVDYWLADSQQIQILIAQIAGMRELAEKAETEVKAKEAKEREIQSSVENKNNFIDQDNVDNNLIEDTKENATEDDITVVDSLEEYLVEENNHVETNLIVDDYRNEYDRQEIEEITEKIALPIDDGYSVEIDALADDYPIGDEEDPGKEARDFSDQCADEDLISGITVTSTKIAPTTEEYAVENAGLIESNIDSTVKDDSLGSSSFNPNVSVINTKPMDLSPEESAELASDDLVGYLNFVLLDAVTQKASDIHFEPYESHYRIRFRIDGLLQEAYQVPEKYRERIASRLKVMAELDIAEKRLPQDGHLTIQLDEDDATGESVDARISVIPTIWGEKVVLRLLDSNEVALTLNQLGLSNHDRQVVQAAIERSQGLILVTGPTGSGKTVTLYAALNALNQASRNIATIEDPVEINLEGINQLQIHPEIGLDFAEALRAFLRQDPDVVMVGEIRDYKTADIVVKAAQTGHLVLSTLHTNSAIETLNRLKNMRIELYNIASTVKLIIAQRLVRTLCHCKEEDIVDSHYLESLGFTPKQAASRFFRAKGCSECRDGYKGRRAIFEVMPISKRMEALILEDAGTIEIQRQAEREGIKTLRQAGIEMVLEGVTSLEEVLRVTHD from the coding sequence GTGAAACTCGAAGAAAATCAACTCATTCAAGCATTGATTGCCTTAAAATGGATCTCGAAAGAGGCGATTCCATTGTTGTCGGCTAAAATGTACGAAAATGAAAAATCGGTTGTAGGCAAATTACGGGCTCACGGTCTATCGAGTGGCGCTATTTTGGAAGGTGCGATGTTTGCAAACATTAATGCCGAATATCCGTTATTAGTGGTAGATTTAGCTTGTCTTAATTTAGCACAAGTGATTACGATTGGTACGCCTCTTACCGTTTCGCAGATGAATGATTATTTTCTAGCGCCGATCGGCATGATCGAAGGGCGATTGAAAATTGCGGTCGCAGATATCGAAACAGTGACCCTGTTAAAGAGAATACATTTTCCGGCACCGGTAGATTATTGGCTCGCTGACAGTCAGCAAATTCAAATTTTAATTGCTCAAATTGCCGGTATGCGTGAACTAGCCGAAAAAGCAGAGACAGAGGTTAAAGCAAAAGAAGCGAAAGAGCGCGAAATTCAATCATCGGTGGAAAATAAGAATAATTTTATTGATCAGGATAATGTCGATAACAATCTTATTGAGGATACTAAGGAAAATGCTACTGAAGATGATATTACTGTCGTAGATTCCCTGGAAGAATATCTTGTCGAAGAAAACAACCATGTTGAAACGAATCTTATAGTAGATGACTATCGTAATGAATATGACCGGCAAGAGATCGAGGAAATTACCGAGAAAATAGCATTACCAATTGATGATGGCTACTCGGTTGAGATTGATGCATTGGCGGATGACTACCCAATAGGTGATGAAGAAGATCCAGGAAAAGAGGCTAGAGATTTTAGCGATCAGTGTGCCGATGAAGATCTAATATCGGGGATAACAGTAACATCAACGAAGATAGCACCAACTACTGAAGAATACGCAGTAGAAAATGCCGGCCTCATAGAATCAAACATTGATTCAACAGTGAAAGATGACAGCCTTGGATCTAGCAGCTTTAATCCTAATGTTAGCGTCATAAATACGAAGCCGATGGATCTAAGTCCAGAAGAATCGGCGGAGCTTGCTAGCGATGATCTGGTGGGCTATCTCAATTTTGTGTTATTAGATGCAGTTACACAAAAAGCCTCTGATATCCATTTTGAACCTTATGAATCTCATTATCGCATTCGTTTTCGTATTGATGGATTATTACAAGAAGCCTATCAAGTGCCGGAGAAGTATCGTGAGCGCATTGCCTCTCGATTAAAAGTCATGGCTGAGCTTGATATTGCAGAAAAGCGTCTACCACAAGATGGTCATTTAACCATTCAATTAGATGAAGATGATGCGACTGGTGAATCAGTTGATGCGCGTATTTCGGTGATCCCGACAATTTGGGGGGAGAAGGTTGTACTACGTCTGCTCGATAGTAATGAAGTCGCGTTAACTTTGAATCAATTAGGGTTATCAAATCACGATCGACAAGTCGTTCAAGCTGCGATTGAACGATCACAAGGCTTGATTTTGGTGACAGGGCCTACGGGCTCTGGTAAAACGGTGACACTCTATGCGGCGCTGAATGCACTCAATCAGGCGAGTCGGAATATTGCAACGATAGAAGATCCGGTAGAAATTAATCTTGAAGGCATTAATCAATTGCAGATTCATCCAGAAATCGGTTTAGATTTTGCCGAAGCATTACGGGCTTTTTTACGACAAGATCCCGATGTTGTCATGGTAGGAGAGATTCGAGACTATAAGACTGCAGATATTGTGGTGAAAGCAGCACAAACAGGGCATTTAGTTCTCTCTACACTTCATACTAACTCTGCCATTGAAACACTCAATCGCCTTAAAAATATGAGGATTGAGCTTTACAATATTGCATCGACGGTAAAGCTCATTATCGCTCAGCGTTTGGTGCGAACCCTTTGTCATTGCAAAGAGGAGGATATTGTAGATTCTCATTATTTGGAATCATTAGGCTTTACTCCAAAGCAAGCGGCAAGTCGTTTCTTTAGAGCGAAAGGGTGTTCTGAATGTCGAGATGGTTATAAAGGACGCCGGGCTATTTTTGAAGTGATGCCCATTTCAAAACGAATGGAAGCTTTGATTTTAGAAGATGCCGGTACTATTGAGATTCAAAGACAAGCAGAACGGGAAGGTATTAAAACATTACGACAAGCTGGTATTGAGATGGTTTTAGAAGGCGTTACTTCCTTAGAAGAGGTTTTACGGGTCACACATGACTGA
- a CDS encoding pseudouridine synthase, with translation MTDYRLDQFLQKTAGVSRKEAGKIIRGRWVTVNGETVTARDYKVSVTDKIYLDDELLIHNNEYRYFVLYKPAGYVSSHRHDGHLSLFTLLDEPIEDLHIAGRLDADTTGLVLITNDGAWSHAVTHPKGNQALDKVKKVYDVELAAPITAEMIQALETGVMLNGETTITKPAEVIMIDTLHIQLILIEGRYHQVKRMLAAVGNRVEKLHRAAIGNITLEGLAVGEYRALTIEEREGLINGRSK, from the coding sequence ATGACTGATTATCGACTAGATCAATTTTTACAAAAAACAGCAGGCGTCTCTCGCAAAGAAGCAGGAAAAATTATCCGGGGCCGTTGGGTGACGGTCAATGGTGAGACGGTTACTGCACGAGATTATAAAGTATCCGTAACAGATAAAATCTATCTTGATGATGAATTATTAATTCATAATAATGAGTATCGCTATTTTGTCCTTTATAAGCCGGCGGGGTACGTTTCAAGTCATCGTCACGATGGTCATCTTTCGCTCTTTACATTATTAGATGAGCCGATTGAAGACCTTCATATCGCCGGGCGATTAGATGCAGACACTACAGGATTAGTACTGATTACGAATGATGGTGCTTGGTCGCATGCAGTCACACATCCTAAGGGGAATCAAGCACTCGACAAGGTGAAAAAGGTTTATGATGTGGAATTAGCTGCACCCATTACCGCAGAGATGATCCAAGCTTTAGAGACAGGCGTGATGCTCAATGGTGAAACAACAATCACGAAGCCAGCGGAAGTGATCATGATCGATACTCTACATATCCAATTGATTTTAATAGAAGGGCGCTATCATCAAGTCAAAAGAATGTTGGCGGCGGTAGGGAATCGTGTAGAGAAGTTACATCGGGCAGCCATTGGTAATATTACATTAGAAGGTTTAGCGGTCGGAGAGTATCGAGCGTTAACGATAGAAGAGAGAGAAGGATTAATAAATGGCAGAAGCAAGTAG
- a CDS encoding methyltransferase, protein MAEASSALFQNQSLMSEGKGLLIADESFVIESAVVRDNIQYMTNRKDIANQLDAMGFAGNLSDFILEEVADESLDFVLFRLNKSKVLTFYLLEQIARILKAGGHLILTGHNQEGIKSVIKHASAMGEMELTLVGKGVRYADITKCAGATLELGGFEYRELLVLEDFEQSLDFVSKPGIYGYKKIDEGSRFLVETLSEIDESIKGKVLDLGCGYGYLAGSLGDHPDVTELVATDCNVPAVVLCEYNLKQLDIAATVTLDDCGSMLEDRTFDRIICNPPFHQGFGTSQPLTEKFVQNCKRLLRRKGIAYLVVNKFIAIEKICSEQSVRCQQIASNNQFKIMQLERFK, encoded by the coding sequence ATGGCAGAAGCAAGTAGTGCATTATTTCAGAATCAATCCCTAATGAGTGAAGGAAAGGGGTTATTGATTGCCGATGAGAGCTTTGTAATTGAGAGTGCTGTTGTGCGGGATAATATCCAATATATGACCAATCGCAAAGATATTGCTAATCAATTAGATGCAATGGGTTTTGCCGGCAATTTAAGTGATTTTATTTTGGAAGAAGTGGCAGATGAGAGTCTTGATTTTGTTCTATTTCGATTGAATAAATCTAAGGTTTTAACTTTCTATCTATTAGAACAGATCGCGCGTATTTTAAAAGCAGGTGGACATCTGATCTTAACAGGGCACAATCAAGAAGGGATTAAGAGTGTTATTAAGCATGCTTCTGCAATGGGGGAGATGGAACTGACGCTTGTCGGCAAAGGAGTGCGTTATGCCGATATTACGAAATGTGCCGGTGCAACCTTGGAATTAGGGGGATTTGAGTATCGAGAGCTATTAGTACTTGAGGATTTTGAGCAATCTCTCGATTTTGTGAGTAAACCGGGAATCTATGGTTATAAAAAAATCGATGAGGGTAGTCGTTTTTTAGTAGAAACACTTTCCGAAATAGATGAGAGTATTAAAGGAAAAGTACTCGATTTAGGCTGTGGGTATGGTTACCTTGCGGGTTCACTCGGGGATCATCCTGATGTCACTGAATTAGTGGCAACCGATTGTAATGTGCCAGCCGTTGTATTGTGTGAATATAATTTGAAGCAATTAGATATTGCGGCGACGGTAACGCTCGATGATTGTGGTTCAATGTTAGAAGATCGTACTTTTGATCGTATTATCTGTAATCCGCCCTTTCATCAGGGATTTGGTACTTCTCAACCTTTAACAGAAAAATTTGTACAAAATTGTAAGCGATTATTACGCCGTAAAGGTATTGCTTATCTTGTCGTGAATAAATTTATTGCGATCGAAAAGATCTGTTCAGAACAATCGGTTCGCTGTCAGCAAATAGCTAGTAATAATCAATTTAAAATTATGCAGTTAGAACGATTTAAATAA
- the pckA gene encoding phosphoenolpyruvate carboxykinase (ATP) translates to MSQQIIDDLKAQGITAAEVLYNPSYEVLFQEETDPSLTGYDKGTVTNLGAVGVDTGIYTGRSPKDKYIVRDATTENTVWWADSGKGKNDNKPITQEIWNELKTLVLKELDGKRLFVVDGFCGANAETRLSVRFVTEVAWQAHFVKNMFIRPTEEELKNFKPDFTVLNGAKTSNKNYKEMGLNSETFVAFNLTENMQLIGGTWYGGEMKKGLFSVMNYLLPLKGIASMHCSANVGKDGETAIFFGLSGTGKTTLSTDPNRQLIGDDEHGWDDDGVFNFEGGCYAKTINLSQEHEPEIYGAIRRDALLENVVIKEDGSVDFADGSKTENTRVSYPIYHIDNIVEPISKAGPAKKVIFLTADAFGVIPPVSKLTPEQMQYYFLSGFTSKLAGTERGITEPTPTFSACFGAAFLLLHPTKYAEVLVKRMEESGATAYLVNTGWNGTGKRISLKDTRNIINAILSGEIDQTETETIPVFNLDVPKAVTGVDSTLLDPRNTYADKAQWQAKAENLAGLFEKNFDQYTDTELGAELAKVGPKK, encoded by the coding sequence ATGTCACAACAGATTATTGACGATCTAAAAGCTCAAGGTATTACCGCAGCTGAAGTATTATATAACCCAAGTTATGAAGTACTCTTTCAAGAAGAGACTGATCCAAGCCTTACAGGCTATGATAAAGGTACTGTCACTAATCTTGGCGCTGTAGGAGTAGATACAGGTATCTATACAGGCCGTTCTCCTAAGGACAAATATATTGTTCGCGATGCCACTACAGAAAATACGGTATGGTGGGCAGATTCAGGTAAAGGTAAAAATGACAATAAGCCCATTACTCAAGAGATCTGGAATGAGCTTAAAACACTCGTACTCAAAGAGTTAGATGGTAAACGTCTTTTTGTTGTGGATGGTTTCTGTGGTGCAAATGCTGAAACACGTTTAAGTGTTCGCTTCGTAACAGAAGTAGCATGGCAAGCACACTTTGTGAAAAACATGTTTATTCGCCCAACAGAAGAAGAACTCAAAAACTTTAAACCTGATTTCACCGTATTAAATGGTGCCAAAACATCCAATAAAAACTATAAAGAGATGGGTTTAAACTCAGAGACTTTTGTGGCCTTTAACCTGACCGAAAATATGCAATTAATTGGCGGTACTTGGTACGGCGGCGAGATGAAAAAAGGTCTCTTCTCTGTGATGAATTACCTCTTACCATTGAAAGGCATTGCTTCAATGCACTGCTCTGCAAACGTCGGTAAAGATGGTGAAACGGCTATCTTCTTTGGCCTTTCAGGTACAGGTAAAACAACGCTTTCAACTGACCCAAATCGTCAATTAATTGGGGATGATGAACATGGTTGGGATGATGACGGTGTATTTAACTTTGAAGGCGGTTGCTATGCCAAAACAATCAACCTTTCACAAGAACATGAGCCTGAAATCTATGGTGCAATCCGTCGTGATGCGCTTCTTGAAAATGTCGTGATTAAAGAAGATGGTTCTGTAGACTTCGCAGATGGATCAAAAACTGAGAATACTCGTGTCTCTTACCCAATTTACCATATCGATAACATCGTAGAACCTATCTCTAAAGCGGGTCCTGCGAAGAAAGTAATCTTCTTAACTGCAGATGCATTCGGTGTGATTCCACCTGTATCTAAATTAACGCCTGAGCAGATGCAATACTACTTCCTTTCAGGCTTTACCTCTAAATTAGCAGGTACTGAACGTGGTATTACTGAGCCAACGCCAACATTCTCAGCTTGTTTTGGCGCAGCATTTCTTCTACTTCACCCAACAAAATATGCGGAAGTATTAGTCAAACGTATGGAAGAATCTGGCGCAACAGCTTACCTCGTCAATACTGGTTGGAATGGTACTGGCAAACGTATCTCACTGAAAGATACTCGTAATATCATCAACGCAATTTTAAGCGGCGAAATCGATCAAACTGAAACAGAAACAATCCCTGTTTTCAATCTTGATGTGCCTAAAGCAGTAACTGGCGTTGATAGCACATTATTAGATCCTCGCAATACTTATGCTGATAAAGCACAATGGCAGGCTAAAGCAGAAAACCTTGCTGGTCTCTTTGAGAAAAACTTTGACCAATACACAGATACCGAACTCGGTGCTGAATTAGCAAAAGTTGGCCCTAAAAAATAG
- a CDS encoding D-alanyl-D-alanine carboxypeptidase family protein — MFKKILTFCAIAVSSMTISMAQSPSNTLQLPQYAVKSWVIMDYDTGAILAEANSQTQFEPASITKVMTDYVVADAIKKGKIHKTDNVLISPKSRRMPGSRMFVEEGSLVSVENLLQGLIVQSGNDAAVALAEHTYMTEEAFAEVMNEKAAEIGMKNSHFKNASGLPDPEHLTTAYDLALLSRALIKNFPDHYKYYSQKSFTWNNISQKNRNTLLYEDPTVDGIKTGHTESAGYGLASSAERNGFRIIVVVMGADSEAYRQRVSRELINFAFQNFDRKKIYDAGQIIARANVLHGIDKTVPVGVADSITATLPKIQYNNLKAQIQVNPGLEAPISQGEQVGNLEFYIDNHMLYSFPVVALENVEKVGIFHRLWSSFLMKLNNRINNFKEAL; from the coding sequence ATGTTTAAAAAAATTCTGACATTTTGCGCTATCGCCGTATCGTCAATGACGATCAGCATGGCACAATCCCCTAGTAATACATTACAGTTACCGCAATATGCGGTGAAATCCTGGGTTATTATGGATTACGATACAGGAGCAATCCTGGCGGAAGCCAATAGCCAGACACAATTTGAACCTGCCAGTATTACTAAAGTGATGACAGATTATGTTGTCGCCGATGCGATTAAAAAAGGCAAAATCCACAAAACAGACAATGTCTTAATCTCTCCAAAATCTCGTCGTATGCCGGGTTCGAGAATGTTTGTTGAAGAGGGGTCATTAGTATCGGTTGAGAACTTACTCCAAGGTCTAATCGTACAATCAGGTAACGATGCTGCGGTCGCGCTTGCAGAGCATACCTATATGACAGAAGAGGCTTTTGCCGAAGTCATGAATGAGAAAGCCGCCGAAATTGGTATGAAAAATAGCCACTTTAAAAATGCCAGTGGTTTACCTGATCCTGAGCACTTAACGACAGCATATGACCTTGCTCTACTTTCTCGTGCACTCATTAAAAACTTCCCGGATCATTACAAATATTATTCTCAAAAGAGTTTTACTTGGAACAATATTTCTCAGAAAAACCGCAATACATTACTCTACGAAGATCCAACCGTCGATGGCATCAAAACGGGTCATACTGAGAGCGCGGGCTATGGGTTAGCTTCGAGCGCTGAACGTAATGGATTTAGGATTATTGTTGTTGTAATGGGGGCAGATAGCGAAGCTTACCGTCAACGTGTTTCTCGGGAACTGATCAACTTTGCATTCCAAAATTTTGATCGGAAAAAAATCTATGATGCCGGCCAAATTATTGCACGTGCCAACGTTCTTCATGGTATCGATAAAACAGTCCCTGTAGGCGTTGCAGATAGTATTACTGCGACTCTTCCTAAGATCCAATACAATAACCTAAAAGCGCAAATCCAAGTAAATCCTGGTCTTGAAGCGCCTATTTCACAAGGTGAGCAAGTAGGAAATCTTGAGTTTTACATCGACAATCACATGCTCTATAGCTTTCCTGTAGTAGCCCTTGAGAATGTAGAAAAAGTAGGGATTTTTCATCGTTTATGGTCCAGCTTTTTAATGAAACTTAACAATAGAATCAACAACTTCAAAGAAGCGCTCTAA